TTTTCCACGCGCACCATGCGCACTTCTCCGGAGGGCAGCTTGATCTGCGCATAATTGCCCTCGCGCGCCACAAGCTGAATCGCGGTGCCCGCGCTGCGGCCCAGTTGGCCGCCCCGGCCCTGGCGCAACTCCACATTGTGAATCGTGAGGCCCAGAGGAATATTGCTCAAGGGCAGTGAATTTCCCGGACGAATCTCAGCGTTCGGACCGGAAGACACGGTGTCGCCAACATTCAGCCCAATCGGCGCGAGAATATAACGCTTCTCGCCGTCGGCATAATGCAACAGTGCAATGCGCGCCGAGCGATTCGGATCATATTCAATCGCAACAACCTTGGCGGGAATGCCGTCTTTTTCGCGCTTGAAATCAATGATGCGATATGCGCGCTTATGGCCGCCGCCGCGGTGCCGGCTCGTCAGCTTGCCCAAATTATTCCGCCCGCCGGATTTTTTCAGAGGCGCAAGCAGAGACTTTTCCGGCCTCGACTTGGTGATCTCTTCAAACGTGGAAACCGTGCGGTAACGCAAGCTCGGTGTCAACGGCCTGAATGTTTTGATCGGCATGATGAACCCTAATCTGTTTCTATCGGTTCGCCTCGGCAGAGGCAATTTTCAAAAACCTTTATTGATCGATTAACCTTGCCCGCTGCCGGGCAATTTGACTCTTTATCAGGAAGCTGCGCCCGCGTAGAAATCGATTTTCTGGCCTTCCTGAAGCGTGACGAGAGCTTTTTTATAGTCCCGGCGGCGGCCAAACGTCACGCCGCGCCGCGTGTTCATGCGCTTGCTCTTGCCCTTGATGTTGACGATATTCACATCAACCACATTTACGTTGAATTTTTTCTGCACGGCGCGTTTGATTTCAAATTTATTGGCGTCAGCCAGCACTTCGAAGCCGTATTTGTTGCGGTGTTTCTTCTTATCATCGTCCTTTTCCTCGCTGAGGAGCAGGATTTTTTCCGTCAACAGCGGGCGGCGCAAAATCTCTTCCGGCGTTCTCATGCCTGCAACACTCCCGCGATGCGTGACACCGCGCTTTCTTGAATGAATAATTTCTGGCAGTCGAGCAAATCCAACGTCGAAGCCTCCGGGCCAACTTGCAATTTCATTTTATAAAGGTTCCGGCTGGCGCGCAACAAGGATGAATCCGCTTGCGGAACGAGCAGAACGGATTTGATCTTGTCCGCACCAAAATTTTTGAGAATCGCCGTCATATCCTTCGTCTTGCCGCTCTCCAGGGTGAAATCCTCCACCACCACAAGTTCACCCGATTGGGCTTTCAACGACAACACGGATTTGCGCGCCAATTTCTTGACTTTCTGATTGATCGATTGGCTGTAATCACGCGGTTGCGGGCCAAAGACGCGGCCACCGCCCACCCAAAGCGGCGAGCGAATCGAGCCGGCGCGCGCCACACCGCGGCCTTTTTGCTTCCACGGTTTCTTGCCGCCGCCGCTGACTTCCTTGCGCGTTTTGGTCTTGTGCGTGCCCTGCCGTTGATTGGCTTGCTGCGCTTTCACCGCCAGGTAAATCACGTGGCGATTCGGCTCGATACCGAATACCTCATCCGGCAGTGTAATCGTTTTGCCGGATTTTTGGCCGTCTTTTGTATATACCTCGACTTGCATGTCATTCTCACTTGGAGATGATAACGATTCCTTGATTCGCGCCTGGAACACTGCCGCGCAGCATCAGAATATTATTCTCAGCATCCACCTTGACGACTTTCAAATTCTTCGTCGTCACACGATCGCCGCCCATGCGTCCGGCCATGCGCATGCCCTTCCAAACCCTCGAAGGGTAGGAACTGCCGCCCACCGAACCCGGCGCGCGCATGCGATCACTTTGACCGTGCGTCACGGAGCCGCCGCCGAAATGGTGGCGTTTCACCACGCCTTGAAAACCCTTGCCCTTGCTCATGCCAATCGCTTTCACGACATCGCCGACTTTAAAAAGATCGGCTTTAATGACATCGCCCAGTTTGAAATTGGCGATATCGTCAAAGTCGCGAAATTCTCGCACGTGTTGCGCCACCGGAATGTTGGCCTTGGCAAAGTGCCCGGCTTCCGCTTTATTGATTTTCTTCTTGCGTTTTTCTGCAAAACCGAGTTGCAGCGAATCGTAACCATGTTTCTGCTGGGTACGAATGTCGGAGATGTAGCACGGTCCGGCTTGAATCACCGTCACCGGCACGCTATTTCCTTTATCATCGAAAATACGTGACATCCCTAGTTTTTTACCGATCAACCCAGTCATAATCGCCTTTGCAAAATTTAACTAACGCCTGCACGCTCAGACTTTGATTTCGACATCGACGCCGGCGGGCAACTCCAGCTTCATCAGCGCATCAACGGTTTTGGGATTTGAATTGAGAATATCTATCAACCGTTTGTGAATACGCGTTTCGAATTGCTCGCGCGATTTTTTGTCAACATGCGGCGAGCGCAAAACCGTGTAAATGGAACGCTTCGTGGGAAGAGGTATCGGCCCAGAAATCGCAGCGCCCGTTTGCTTCGCCGTTCGAATGATCTTATCTGTCGACTTATCGATCAACCGATGATCATGCG
The DNA window shown above is from Cytophagia bacterium CHB2 and carries:
- the rplB gene encoding 50S ribosomal protein L2, coding for MPIKTFRPLTPSLRYRTVSTFEEITKSRPEKSLLAPLKKSGGRNNLGKLTSRHRGGGHKRAYRIIDFKREKDGIPAKVVAIEYDPNRSARIALLHYADGEKRYILAPIGLNVGDTVSSGPNAEIRPGNSLPLSNIPLGLTIHNVELRQGRGGQLGRSAGTAIQLVAREGNYAQIKLPSGEVRMVRVENRATIGQVGNTDHENITWGKAGRSRWLGWRPHVRGVVMNPVDHPMGGGEGRSSGGRHPCSPWGQKAKGLKTRTRKKASSKYIIKSRKGLSLNKSL
- a CDS encoding 50S ribosomal protein L23; its protein translation is MRTPEEILRRPLLTEKILLLSEEKDDDKKKHRNKYGFEVLADANKFEIKRAVQKKFNVNVVDVNIVNIKGKSKRMNTRRGVTFGRRRDYKKALVTLQEGQKIDFYAGAAS
- the rplD gene encoding 50S ribosomal protein L4; this translates as MQVEVYTKDGQKSGKTITLPDEVFGIEPNRHVIYLAVKAQQANQRQGTHKTKTRKEVSGGGKKPWKQKGRGVARAGSIRSPLWVGGGRVFGPQPRDYSQSINQKVKKLARKSVLSLKAQSGELVVVEDFTLESGKTKDMTAILKNFGADKIKSVLLVPQADSSLLRASRNLYKMKLQVGPEASTLDLLDCQKLFIQESAVSRIAGVLQA
- a CDS encoding 50S ribosomal protein L3; the protein is MTGLIGKKLGMSRIFDDKGNSVPVTVIQAGPCYISDIRTQQKHGYDSLQLGFAEKRKKKINKAEAGHFAKANIPVAQHVREFRDFDDIANFKLGDVIKADLFKVGDVVKAIGMSKGKGFQGVVKRHHFGGGSVTHGQSDRMRAPGSVGGSSYPSRVWKGMRMAGRMGGDRVTTKNLKVVKVDAENNILMLRGSVPGANQGIVIISK
- the rpsJ gene encoding 30S ribosomal protein S10: MVGQKIRIKLKAHDHRLIDKSTDKIIRTAKQTGAAISGPIPLPTKRSIYTVLRSPHVDKKSREQFETRIHKRLIDILNSNPKTVDALMKLELPAGVDVEIKV